In a genomic window of Methylovirgula sp. 4M-Z18:
- a CDS encoding L-iditol 2-dehydrogenase: MNNTKRLQDKCALITGAARGIGFAFAKAYVAEGAKVAIGDIDIDRATRAATEIGEAAIAVQMNVTSQESIDAAVAETVRRLGRIDVLINNAALFTAAPIVEIERADYERIFNVNVSGPLFTMQAVARHMIERGGGGKIINMASQAGRRGEPLVAVYCASKAAVISLTQSAGLNLIKHGINVNAIAPGVVDGEHWDGVDAFFAKYEGKKPGQKKREVGEAVPFGRMGVAEDLTGMAVFLASDEARYIVAQCYNVDGGQWMS; the protein is encoded by the coding sequence ATGAACAACACGAAACGACTTCAGGATAAATGTGCACTCATCACGGGTGCAGCGCGCGGAATCGGTTTTGCATTCGCCAAGGCATATGTGGCCGAGGGCGCCAAAGTGGCGATCGGAGACATCGATATTGATCGCGCCACGCGAGCGGCGACCGAGATTGGCGAAGCAGCCATCGCGGTCCAAATGAATGTCACGAGCCAAGAGAGTATTGACGCTGCCGTAGCCGAAACGGTGCGCCGCCTCGGCCGTATCGATGTTCTCATCAACAATGCCGCGCTCTTCACTGCAGCCCCCATCGTCGAGATCGAACGGGCCGACTATGAACGGATCTTCAACGTCAACGTTTCAGGGCCGCTCTTCACGATGCAAGCAGTCGCTCGGCACATGATCGAGCGTGGCGGTGGCGGGAAGATCATCAATATGGCCTCCCAGGCGGGCCGCCGCGGCGAGCCCTTGGTCGCCGTCTATTGCGCGTCCAAGGCCGCGGTAATCAGCCTGACACAATCCGCCGGACTCAATCTCATCAAGCACGGGATCAATGTGAATGCGATTGCGCCCGGCGTGGTTGACGGAGAACATTGGGATGGTGTCGATGCCTTCTTTGCCAAATATGAGGGTAAGAAACCTGGCCAAAAGAAGCGCGAGGTCGGTGAAGCTGTCCCATTCGGGCGGATGGGCGTCGCGGAAGATCTTACCGGCATGGCTGTTTTCCTTGCCAGTGACGAAGCGCGGTACATCGTTGCGCAGTGCTACAATGTTGACGGAGGACAATGGATGAGCTGA
- a CDS encoding cytochrome P450 translates to MQYDPAIRHFDLDPTTPGFVQDPYKVYATLQAQTRAFFWEQYGFWCFPHFDEVNALLRDKRFGRQILHVASRAELGWPPLPDHVKPFYDVEQHSLLELEPPAHTRLRLLVNRAFVSRQVERLRPRIAALAQALIDGFAPQGEADLLAAFATPIPVIVIAQMLGVPVDMTTQLLDWSHKMVAMYQFRRDRAIEDAAVAATEEFADFLRRYARARRQEPGDDLITLLLQAEASGDALSEDELITTCMLLLNAGHEATVHGLGNGIKLILESQRDPRALFADGAATQATVEEILRADPPLHMFTRYALDDIDLNGVTLKRGDKIGLLLGAANHDPVRFAEPQHFDPQRPLQAHAAFGAGIHFCIGAPLARLEMQVALPILFERLPGLRLSEQPLYRDTYHFHGLERLMCRW, encoded by the coding sequence ATGCAGTACGATCCGGCGATACGCCATTTCGATCTAGATCCGACGACACCGGGTTTCGTGCAGGATCCTTACAAAGTTTACGCCACGCTGCAGGCGCAGACGCGCGCCTTCTTCTGGGAGCAATATGGCTTCTGGTGTTTTCCGCATTTCGACGAAGTCAATGCGCTGTTGCGCGACAAACGATTTGGCCGCCAAATCCTGCATGTGGCGAGCCGCGCGGAACTCGGCTGGCCGCCGCTGCCCGATCACGTGAAGCCGTTCTACGATGTCGAGCAGCATTCTTTGCTGGAACTCGAACCGCCAGCGCATACGCGGCTGCGCTTGCTGGTCAATCGCGCCTTCGTGTCGCGCCAGGTCGAACGTTTGCGCCCGCGGATCGCGGCGCTGGCGCAAGCCTTGATCGATGGCTTTGCGCCGCAAGGCGAAGCCGATCTGCTCGCGGCTTTCGCGACGCCGATTCCGGTGATCGTGATTGCGCAAATGCTCGGCGTGCCGGTTGATATGACGACGCAGCTTCTGGACTGGTCGCACAAAATGGTCGCGATGTATCAGTTCCGCCGCGATCGCGCGATCGAGGATGCGGCCGTGGCCGCAACCGAAGAGTTCGCGGATTTTCTGCGCCGTTACGCGCGGGCGCGGCGGCAGGAGCCGGGCGACGATCTCATCACGTTGCTGTTGCAGGCCGAAGCGTCGGGCGATGCGTTGAGCGAGGACGAGCTGATCACCACCTGCATGCTGTTGCTCAACGCTGGACACGAGGCGACCGTGCATGGGCTCGGTAACGGTATCAAACTTATCCTTGAATCGCAGCGCGATCCGCGCGCGCTCTTTGCCGACGGCGCGGCGACCCAAGCGACCGTCGAGGAGATCCTGCGCGCCGATCCGCCGCTGCATATGTTCACGCGCTATGCGCTCGACGACATCGACTTGAACGGCGTGACGCTGAAACGCGGCGACAAAATCGGCCTTCTACTCGGCGCGGCCAATCATGATCCCGTCCGTTTCGCCGAGCCGCAACATTTCGATCCGCAGCGTCCGCTGCAAGCGCATGCGGCGTTCGGCGCGGGCATTCATTTCTGCATCGGCGCGCCTTTGGCGCGGCTCGAAATGCAGGTGGCGCTGCCGATTCTGTTCGAACGTCTGCCGGGATTGCGCCTGAGTGAACAGCCGCTCTATCGTGACACCTACCACTTTCACGGGCTGGAGCGGCTGATGTGCCGCTGGTGA
- a CDS encoding amidase: MTDLLTLPASVLRQKLLARDIGARELLDLTLARMATINPQLNAIVQTDLTGAKAAADESDARLARGEARALEGLPMTIKDAYDVAGMIATAGAPALQHRVPEHDASAVARLRQAGAVIFGKTNVPLYSGDFQAYNAIYGTTNNPWDLARSPGGSSGGAVAAVATGMSALELGSDLGGSIRWPAHACGLFGLKTTWDLVSTFGHVPPPPGYRSPRNPELTVAGPIARSAADLGLMLDVIAGPRDPHVPAEPFAPARTSSAKGLRVALWLDEPLAPVDRLVAEAVRDAAGLLEGAGAIVDPAARPAFSFAEAYEVYAVLNHALVAFGLPDKVRDKLAEKAKSFAKGDLSHPALQSRGARLAAEDYADLVTRRATIRRGWADFFKHYDAVLCPPAPVGAIPHDQSDYRTRRLNIDGEPAPYLDFLKWSSLATGGDLPAAVAPVMLGPDGLPRGVQIIAGAFEDRTAISVVGLLEELTGGYRRPPILGM, from the coding sequence ATGACCGATCTTTTGACCCTGCCTGCGTCGGTGCTGCGGCAAAAGCTGCTGGCGCGCGACATCGGCGCGCGCGAGTTGCTCGACCTGACGCTGGCGCGAATGGCCACGATCAATCCGCAGCTCAATGCCATCGTGCAGACCGATCTCACCGGCGCCAAGGCCGCCGCCGATGAATCGGACGCACGCCTCGCGCGCGGCGAGGCCCGGGCGCTCGAAGGGCTGCCGATGACGATCAAGGATGCCTATGATGTGGCCGGCATGATCGCGACAGCCGGTGCACCAGCGCTGCAGCACCGCGTGCCCGAGCACGATGCGAGCGCCGTGGCGCGGTTGCGGCAAGCGGGCGCGGTCATTTTCGGCAAGACCAATGTCCCCCTCTATTCCGGGGATTTTCAGGCCTACAACGCGATTTACGGCACTACCAACAATCCGTGGGATTTGGCACGCTCGCCTGGCGGTTCGTCCGGCGGTGCGGTGGCGGCCGTCGCCACCGGCATGAGCGCCTTGGAACTTGGCTCCGATCTTGGCGGCTCGATCCGTTGGCCCGCCCATGCCTGCGGCTTGTTCGGCCTCAAGACCACCTGGGATCTCGTCTCAACCTTCGGCCATGTGCCGCCGCCGCCCGGTTACCGCTCGCCGCGCAATCCCGAGCTGACGGTTGCCGGACCGATCGCCCGTTCCGCTGCCGATCTCGGCCTGATGCTCGATGTGATCGCCGGCCCGCGCGATCCGCATGTGCCGGCCGAGCCCTTCGCGCCGGCGCGCACGAGCTCGGCAAAGGGCCTGCGCGTCGCCCTCTGGCTCGATGAGCCCTTGGCGCCGGTGGATCGCTTGGTCGCGGAGGCGGTGCGCGACGCGGCCGGGCTGCTCGAAGGGGCGGGGGCCATCGTCGATCCCGCCGCGCGGCCGGCCTTTTCCTTCGCGGAAGCCTATGAGGTCTATGCGGTCCTCAATCACGCGCTCGTGGCGTTCGGCCTTCCCGACAAGGTGCGCGACAAGCTGGCGGAGAAGGCGAAGAGCTTTGCGAAGGGCGATTTGTCGCATCCCGCGCTGCAATCGCGCGGCGCGCGGCTGGCGGCGGAGGACTATGCCGATCTCGTCACGCGTCGCGCGACGATCAGGCGCGGCTGGGCGGATTTCTTCAAACATTACGATGCGGTGCTGTGCCCGCCGGCGCCGGTCGGCGCGATCCCGCACGACCAATCCGACTATCGCACGCGCCGCTTGAACATTGACGGCGAACCGGCGCCCTATCTCGATTTTCTCAAATGGTCTTCGCTCGCGACGGGCGGCGATCTGCCCGCGGCCGTGGCCCCCGTGATGCTGGGGCCGGATGGCTTGCCGCGCGGCGTGCAGATCATCGCCGGTGCGTTCGAGGACCGCACGGCGATTTCCGTTGTGGGCCTATTGGAAGAGCTGACCGGCGGCTATCGTCGCCCACCTATCTTGGGGATGTGA
- a CDS encoding HAD family hydrolase has product MSLAAILFDKDGTLIDFHKTFGPAGERVIERLSADPAIQDRLAASLGYDRETQRFLPDAAFVAGTTDSFGPPLAAILGRDDLAQFFNELDGLFHQESLASIAPIGIPAEVIDALKTRGIRVGIATNDAEKSARAQAAALGLMAHIDFIAGYDSGHGGKPEPGMVLAFAEKFGVPPQQVGLVGDSLHDLHAARAAGGVAIAVLTGPASRDELAPHADYVLDNIGALPALIDSLAAR; this is encoded by the coding sequence TTGTCCCTCGCCGCTATTCTGTTCGACAAAGACGGTACCTTGATCGACTTTCACAAGACCTTCGGCCCGGCAGGCGAGCGCGTGATCGAACGGCTCAGCGCCGACCCGGCGATCCAGGACAGGCTGGCAGCTTCCCTCGGTTACGATCGCGAGACGCAGCGCTTTCTGCCGGACGCGGCCTTCGTCGCCGGAACGACGGACAGCTTCGGGCCGCCGCTCGCCGCCATCCTGGGGCGCGACGATTTGGCGCAATTCTTCAATGAGCTTGACGGCCTGTTCCACCAGGAAAGCCTGGCCTCCATCGCGCCGATCGGCATCCCGGCCGAGGTGATTGATGCGCTCAAGACGCGCGGCATCCGGGTCGGCATCGCCACCAACGACGCGGAAAAATCCGCCCGGGCGCAGGCTGCGGCTCTCGGCCTGATGGCGCATATCGACTTTATCGCCGGCTACGATTCGGGCCATGGCGGCAAGCCGGAACCCGGCATGGTGCTGGCCTTCGCCGAAAAATTCGGCGTCCCGCCTCAGCAAGTGGGGCTTGTGGGGGATTCCTTGCACGACCTCCATGCCGCTAGGGCCGCCGGCGGCGTCGCGATCGCTGTCCTCACCGGCCCGGCGAGCCGCGACGAACTCGCGCCCCATGCCGATTATGTCTTGGACAATATCGGCGCCTTGCCGGCCCTGATCGACAGTTTGGCGGCGCGCTGA
- a CDS encoding MarR family winged helix-turn-helix transcriptional regulator, which yields MNSDLTSADALRVWFRLLRLQARLTGLVAERLKVIGISVPQCDVLTTLTEQEGISQQHLAERLYVTKGNISGLVDRLAAAGLVERRNIASDRRSYAIYLTEAGRRMAEQGIDVQRQFIAETLGRMSSQQLLDFERLIIGARDFARAAKDTDLEDAQRAAKLSIRAGKAPILSKT from the coding sequence ATGAATTCTGATTTGACTTCCGCCGATGCATTGCGGGTTTGGTTTCGCCTTTTGCGTTTGCAGGCACGCCTGACCGGGCTTGTAGCGGAACGGCTCAAGGTGATCGGCATATCGGTGCCGCAGTGCGACGTTCTGACCACCCTGACGGAACAGGAAGGCATCAGCCAGCAGCATCTCGCTGAGCGGCTCTATGTCACCAAGGGCAATATTTCCGGTCTTGTCGATCGGCTCGCTGCCGCGGGGTTGGTCGAGCGGCGCAACATCGCCTCGGACCGGCGCTCCTACGCCATCTATCTCACCGAGGCGGGCCGCCGCATGGCGGAGCAAGGCATTGATGTGCAAAGGCAATTCATTGCCGAAACCCTCGGGCGGATGAGCTCGCAGCAATTGCTCGATTTCGAACGGCTAATCATCGGGGCGCGCGATTTCGCCCGCGCGGCAAAGGATACCGACCTCGAGGATGCTCAGCGCGCCGCCAAACTGTCGATCAGGGCCGGCAAGGCGCCGATATTGTCCAAGACATAA
- a CDS encoding DUF1499 domain-containing protein has protein sequence MRRVILEEPVSRAALWSRRLAVFALGLMLAAIVLSRLNWAEPPAALAVLGAGLAIAGAAIGAAMIAAVVIWRTGHGGIGAAVSGALLALIICGYPAYLGLAAYRSPKLDDISTDLANPPAFLRTSKALKARNDYVPPEIAPEARSAQATAYPLIQPIVLDLEPKETLPLVIKSLMALKWRVIDQELPSARSDTTRIDALAHSLIMNFPQDLAIRIRPLGTGTRIDLRAVSRLGPYDAGAGAGLIRKFVDQLQTQLEAR, from the coding sequence ATGCGGCGCGTCATCCTGGAAGAACCCGTCTCCCGCGCCGCCCTTTGGAGCCGTCGCCTTGCGGTTTTCGCGCTCGGACTGATGCTTGCCGCCATCGTCTTGAGCCGGCTCAATTGGGCCGAACCGCCGGCGGCGCTGGCGGTTTTGGGTGCTGGGCTCGCGATCGCCGGAGCCGCCATCGGTGCGGCCATGATCGCGGCGGTCGTGATCTGGCGGACGGGCCACGGCGGCATCGGCGCCGCTGTGAGCGGCGCCCTGCTCGCCCTCATCATCTGCGGCTACCCAGCCTATCTCGGCCTTGCCGCCTACCGATCGCCGAAGCTCGATGACATTTCCACCGATCTGGCCAATCCGCCGGCCTTTTTGCGCACCAGCAAGGCGCTGAAAGCCCGCAACGACTATGTGCCGCCGGAAATTGCTCCCGAAGCGCGCAGCGCGCAGGCTACCGCCTACCCACTCATCCAGCCGATCGTACTCGATCTCGAACCGAAAGAGACGCTGCCCTTGGTGATCAAGAGCCTGATGGCGCTGAAATGGCGGGTGATCGACCAGGAATTGCCGAGCGCGCGCTCGGACACGACGCGGATCGACGCCCTGGCGCACTCGCTGATCATGAATTTTCCGCAGGATCTCGCGATCCGCATTCGCCCGCTCGGCACCGGCACACGCATCGATTTGCGGGCGGTTTCGCGGCTTGGCCCCTATGACGCAGGGGCGGGCGCCGGGCTGATCCGCAAATTCGTCGATCAATTGCAAACGCAGCTCGAAGCGCGATAG
- a CDS encoding complex I NDUFA9 subunit family protein, translated as MNQLVTVFGGSGFVGRHVVRALIKRGWRVRVAVRRPDLAFHLQPIGRVGQIQAVQSNLRYPASVAAALQGADAAINLVGIGASRGRQNFEAVHVFGARAVARAVAAAGISHFVHMSALGADAASDSAYAASKARGEEAVKEAVPQATIVRPSFIFGPEDTFFNRHAAMARLMPVLPLIGAESRSQPVFAGDVAEAIAKAVSGEAKTGVTYELGGPEVKTGREIVEFVCAATGRKRVLLPLSPTAASLLARVTEIGKTASLGLLPDTFYVTGDQVKMLQRDNLVSATAAAEGRTLEGLSLQPSSIESIVPSYLVRFRKTGQFDHTRIA; from the coding sequence ATGAATCAACTGGTCACGGTCTTTGGCGGCTCCGGATTCGTCGGCCGTCATGTGGTGCGGGCATTGATCAAACGCGGCTGGCGCGTGCGTGTCGCCGTCCGGCGCCCGGATCTCGCCTTTCATTTGCAGCCGATCGGCCGGGTCGGCCAGATCCAGGCGGTCCAATCCAATTTGCGTTATCCGGCATCGGTGGCGGCGGCCCTGCAGGGCGCCGATGCGGCCATCAATCTCGTCGGCATCGGGGCTTCGCGCGGGCGACAGAATTTCGAGGCCGTGCACGTCTTCGGCGCCCGCGCCGTGGCGCGCGCCGTCGCGGCGGCCGGGATCAGCCATTTCGTCCATATGTCGGCCTTGGGTGCCGATGCCGCCTCCGACTCCGCTTACGCCGCCAGCAAGGCGCGCGGCGAAGAGGCCGTCAAGGAAGCCGTGCCGCAGGCGACGATCGTCCGCCCGAGCTTCATTTTCGGCCCCGAGGACACGTTCTTCAATCGCCATGCCGCCATGGCGCGATTGATGCCGGTGCTGCCCCTTATCGGCGCCGAGAGCCGCTCTCAGCCGGTCTTTGCCGGCGATGTCGCCGAAGCGATCGCCAAGGCGGTCAGCGGCGAGGCGAAAACCGGCGTGACCTACGAACTCGGCGGGCCGGAAGTGAAGACCGGCCGCGAGATCGTGGAATTCGTTTGCGCGGCCACCGGCCGCAAGCGGGTGCTCCTGCCCCTGTCGCCCACTGCCGCCAGCCTCCTCGCGCGCGTGACCGAAATCGGCAAAACGGCCTCGCTCGGCCTGCTGCCCGATACGTTCTATGTCACCGGCGATCAGGTAAAGATGCTGCAGCGCGACAATCTCGTGTCGGCGACAGCGGCGGCGGAAGGCCGCACCCTCGAGGGCCTGAGCCTGCAACCATCGTCGATCGAATCGATCGTGCCGTCCTACCTCGTCCGCTTCCGCAAGACCGGACAATTCGATCACACCAGGATCGCGTAA
- the pyrF gene encoding orotidine-5'-phosphate decarboxylase — MLAETALANLPRDRMIVALDFSSVGQAEKMVETLGDSVVFYKIGLELAYGGGLGLAERLIAAGKQVFLDLKLHDIPNTVERAAAQVGQIGASLLTVHAYPQTMRAARKALLGSNTKILAVTVMTSYDDADLSEAGYALGVSDLVARRALQAREIGIEGLILSAEEVAAMRALVGPEMLLVTPGIRPAGDAVGDQKRVVTPAAAIRAGADHLVIGRPVTQSADPWRAAQAITEEIAGALR; from the coding sequence ATGCTCGCTGAAACCGCCCTCGCCAATCTGCCGCGCGACCGCATGATCGTGGCGCTCGATTTTTCGAGCGTGGGCCAGGCCGAGAAGATGGTCGAGACGCTGGGCGACAGCGTGGTGTTCTACAAGATCGGCCTCGAACTCGCCTATGGCGGCGGGCTTGGCCTCGCCGAGCGGCTGATCGCGGCCGGCAAGCAGGTGTTTCTCGACCTGAAATTGCACGACATTCCCAATACGGTGGAGCGGGCCGCTGCCCAGGTCGGACAGATCGGCGCGTCGCTTCTCACCGTGCACGCCTATCCGCAGACGATGCGGGCGGCGCGCAAGGCGCTTCTCGGCTCGAACACCAAGATCCTCGCCGTGACGGTCATGACCTCCTATGACGACGCGGACTTGAGCGAAGCGGGTTATGCCCTCGGCGTCAGTGATCTCGTCGCGCGCCGGGCGCTCCAGGCGCGCGAGATCGGCATCGAAGGGCTCATTCTCTCCGCCGAGGAAGTGGCGGCGATGCGCGCCCTCGTCGGGCCGGAGATGCTGCTGGTTACGCCAGGGATCCGGCCGGCCGGCGATGCGGTCGGTGATCAAAAGCGGGTCGTGACTCCAGCGGCTGCCATTCGCGCCGGCGCCGACCATCTGGTCATCGGCCGCCCGGTGACGCAAAGCGCCGACCCATGGCGCGCCGCCCAGGCGATCACCGAGGAGATCGCCGGCGCGCTGCGTTGA
- a CDS encoding class I SAM-dependent methyltransferase — protein sequence MPLRFDSSQSQPLSRRQKGKEWVAKWADEARFIRTLLENPRLTGAVSPSSAVLADAIAARVDPALAGPIIELGPGTGPITEALLRRGIAPERLILVEYDATFCELLRTRFPQAQVIRGDAYNLAQTLDGLVDAPAAAVVSGLPLLNTPERARLALLADAFALMQADGAFVQFTYGLHSPMPRRFNGRPVTGMLAEGSKPVWMNLPPARVWTYRQGDGPLGFANDDETPLVDRLRGHRERLRAEWHECTQKLRERRIRR from the coding sequence GTGCCGTTGCGTTTTGACTCGTCTCAGTCGCAACCTTTGTCCCGTCGTCAAAAGGGCAAGGAATGGGTTGCAAAATGGGCCGACGAGGCCCGCTTCATCCGCACATTGCTGGAAAATCCGCGCCTGACCGGCGCGGTGTCGCCCTCGAGCGCGGTCTTGGCCGACGCTATCGCCGCGCGGGTGGATCCGGCGCTGGCGGGCCCCATCATCGAGCTTGGTCCCGGTACGGGCCCGATCACCGAGGCGTTGCTGCGGCGCGGTATTGCGCCGGAGCGGCTCATTCTCGTCGAATATGACGCGACCTTTTGCGAGCTTTTGCGAACGCGCTTTCCGCAGGCGCAAGTGATCCGCGGCGATGCCTATAATCTCGCCCAAACCCTCGACGGCCTTGTCGACGCGCCGGCCGCCGCCGTCGTGTCGGGCCTGCCGCTGCTCAACACGCCGGAGCGGGCGCGCCTGGCGCTGCTTGCCGACGCTTTCGCGTTGATGCAGGCGGATGGCGCGTTCGTGCAATTCACCTATGGCCTGCATTCGCCGATGCCGCGCCGCTTCAACGGCCGCCCCGTCACCGGCATGCTGGCGGAGGGGTCGAAGCCGGTGTGGATGAACCTGCCGCCGGCGCGGGTCTGGACCTATCGCCAGGGCGACGGGCCGCTCGGTTTCGCGAACGACGACGAAACGCCGCTGGTGGACAGGCTGCGCGGCCATCGCGAGCGCCTGCGCGCCGAATGGCATGAATGCACGCAAAAGTTGCGGGAGCGGCGCATCAGGCGGTGA
- a CDS encoding aminotransferase, producing the protein MNPVFADLPVTIFEAMSRIARETGAINLGQGFPDDPGPEDVRQKAAEATLHGYNQYPPMMGIPELRQAIAAHYKRFQGLDLNPDTEVMVTSGATEALAGALLALLKPGDEVVLFQPMYDAYLPLVQLAGGTAKFVTLQPPRWRFTEEDLAAAFSPRTKAVVFNTPLNPCGVVYDEADLALLAKFCVQYDAVAICDEVWEHLVFDGRSHRTMMAQPGMRERTVKIGSAGKIFSLTGWKVGLVAACPALMRALGKAHQFLTFTTPPNLQSAVAYGLGKETSYFTDMRRDFARSRDRLTEGLRTNGFTVLPSEGTYFVTVDIAPLGHNDDVAFCETLARQFGVVAIPVSAFYAQDAVRHIVRFCFAKKDATLDAALEKLQRVTRDAA; encoded by the coding sequence ATGAATCCAGTCTTTGCCGATTTGCCCGTCACGATTTTCGAAGCCATGTCGCGGATCGCGCGTGAAACCGGCGCGATCAATCTGGGCCAAGGCTTTCCCGATGATCCGGGCCCGGAAGACGTGCGGCAAAAGGCAGCAGAGGCAACTCTGCACGGCTACAATCAATATCCGCCGATGATGGGCATCCCGGAGCTGCGCCAGGCGATCGCGGCGCATTACAAAAGATTCCAGGGGCTCGATCTTAATCCCGACACGGAAGTGATGGTGACTTCGGGCGCGACCGAAGCGCTGGCCGGCGCCCTCCTCGCGTTACTGAAACCCGGCGACGAAGTGGTGCTGTTCCAACCCATGTATGATGCCTATCTGCCGCTGGTGCAACTCGCCGGCGGCACGGCGAAATTCGTGACTTTGCAGCCGCCGCGCTGGCGCTTCACGGAAGAAGATCTTGCCGCCGCATTCTCGCCGCGCACCAAGGCAGTGGTCTTCAACACGCCGCTCAACCCGTGCGGCGTCGTTTACGATGAGGCCGATCTCGCGCTGCTCGCCAAATTCTGCGTGCAATATGATGCCGTCGCGATCTGCGACGAAGTGTGGGAGCATCTGGTGTTCGACGGCCGCAGCCATCGTACGATGATGGCGCAGCCCGGCATGCGCGAGCGCACCGTCAAGATCGGCTCGGCCGGCAAGATCTTCTCGCTGACGGGATGGAAGGTCGGCCTCGTTGCAGCCTGTCCGGCGCTGATGCGGGCGCTGGGCAAGGCGCATCAATTCCTCACCTTCACCACGCCACCGAATCTGCAAAGCGCGGTCGCTTACGGGCTTGGCAAAGAGACGAGCTATTTCACCGACATGCGTCGCGACTTCGCGCGCAGCCGCGACCGATTGACGGAAGGCCTGCGCACCAATGGTTTCACCGTTCTGCCGAGCGAAGGCACCTATTTCGTCACGGTCGACATCGCGCCGCTCGGACACAATGATGACGTCGCGTTTTGCGAAACGTTGGCGCGCCAGTTTGGCGTCGTGGCTATTCCCGTCTCGGCCTTCTATGCGCAGGATGCGGTACGCCATATCGTACGCTTCTGCTTTGCCAAGAAGGATGCGACGCTCGATGCGGCACTCGAGAAATTGCAGCGCGTGACGCGCGACGCCGCATGA
- a CDS encoding extracellular solute-binding protein: protein MLPRRGFALWRRAFRNIGAAILASAPLLASAQDFAPKPTLLPRRTVHILAWADYFDPAMLARFERETQIQPVYDTYSSGEALDTLLAKDATYDVIVLGAPQLAHALSSKQLQPLASGEITATNAALPELAQKLAGIDPGHQYGLPYQWFVTGLAYRDDADAKGLRAPAPISFDALTRFDLVGRYIGCGIQIPDAPDEVMSVLLLNQKGAATAGTLANVTRLMPELHHVRSLAKYVSSSDLAVNLANGDVCLALANGTDVALARAHEAEAGADEHIRFLIPPGTAPVSIDSLAIARSAPHRAEAYALLNFLLRGDVAAKNSAASGLASALVAAQGSNDASLTPSAEVLRKLPLMPVIEPAAQDYLAHEWAKMKVGVPAATPAGQKVLRKPDKTQH from the coding sequence ATGCTGCCGCGCCGCGGCTTCGCGCTGTGGCGCAGGGCTTTCCGCAACATCGGCGCGGCGATACTTGCCTCGGCTCCGCTTCTCGCATCGGCGCAGGACTTCGCGCCCAAGCCGACGCTGCTGCCGCGCCGCACCGTGCATATCCTCGCCTGGGCGGACTATTTCGATCCCGCCATGCTCGCGCGTTTCGAGCGCGAGACGCAAATCCAGCCGGTGTACGATACCTATTCCTCCGGCGAAGCGCTCGACACCCTGCTCGCGAAGGATGCGACTTACGACGTCATCGTGCTCGGTGCGCCGCAACTCGCCCATGCCTTGAGCTCGAAGCAATTGCAGCCGCTCGCATCCGGCGAGATCACCGCGACAAATGCCGCGCTGCCCGAGCTTGCACAGAAGCTCGCCGGCATCGACCCCGGCCATCAATATGGGCTACCCTACCAATGGTTCGTCACCGGCCTCGCCTACCGCGACGATGCCGACGCGAAAGGCCTGCGCGCGCCCGCACCGATCTCGTTCGACGCATTGACCCGGTTCGATCTCGTGGGCCGCTACATCGGCTGCGGCATACAAATTCCCGATGCGCCGGACGAGGTGATGAGCGTGTTGCTGTTGAACCAAAAGGGCGCCGCGACGGCCGGCACATTGGCGAATGTGACGCGGCTCATGCCCGAGTTGCACCATGTGCGCAGCCTGGCCAAATATGTGTCGTCATCCGATCTTGCCGTCAATCTCGCCAATGGCGACGTGTGCCTGGCGCTCGCCAACGGCACGGATGTGGCGCTCGCGCGCGCCCATGAGGCGGAAGCCGGCGCGGACGAGCATATCCGGTTTCTCATCCCGCCCGGCACTGCACCCGTCTCGATCGACAGCCTCGCGATCGCGCGGAGCGCACCGCACCGCGCCGAAGCCTATGCGCTGCTGAACTTTTTGCTGAGAGGCGATGTCGCGGCGAAAAACAGCGCCGCCAGCGGCCTTGCGAGCGCGCTTGTTGCCGCGCAGGGCAGCAACGACGCAAGCCTTACGCCATCCGCCGAGGTCTTGCGCAAATTGCCGCTGATGCCGGTCATCGAGCCTGCAGCGCAGGATTATCTTGCGCATGAATGGGCGAAGATGAAGGTGGGCGTGCCCGCAGCAACGCCCGCCGGCCAGAAAGTCTTACGCAAGCCGGATAAGACGCAGCATTGA
- a CDS encoding RidA family protein yields the protein MTIKRIGTGPRMSKAVVHGNTVYLAGQVADTTAGQGVMQQTTEILGIIDALLKEAGTDKTKLLSANIWLADMKTFPELNAVWDSWVSPGNTPARATVEAKLAAPQYTVEIAVIAAL from the coding sequence ATGACGATCAAGCGCATCGGCACCGGCCCCCGCATGAGCAAGGCGGTGGTGCATGGCAATACGGTCTACCTCGCCGGCCAGGTCGCCGATACGACCGCCGGCCAGGGCGTGATGCAGCAGACGACAGAGATCTTGGGCATCATCGACGCGCTCCTGAAGGAGGCCGGCACCGATAAGACCAAGCTCCTGTCGGCCAACATCTGGCTCGCCGACATGAAGACGTTTCCCGAGCTGAACGCGGTGTGGGATTCGTGGGTCTCGCCGGGCAACACGCCCGCACGCGCCACGGTCGAGGCCAAGCTCGCGGCGCCGCAATATACGGTCGAGATCGCGGTGATCGCGGCGCTCTAA